The Kitasatospora paranensis genome has a window encoding:
- a CDS encoding type IV toxin-antitoxin system AbiEi family antitoxin domain-containing protein, producing MTAFNQHPGRVFRVRDLHELLGLPAEEPSINVTRSRLGRLVRQGLLGQPGRGRYQKRT from the coding sequence GTGACGGCCTTCAACCAGCATCCCGGGCGGGTCTTCCGGGTTCGCGACCTACACGAACTCCTCGGCCTGCCCGCCGAAGAGCCCTCGATCAACGTCACCCGCTCCCGCCTGGGACGACTCGTTCGTCAGGGACTCCTCGGCCAGCCCGGACGCGGCCGCTACCAGAAGCGGACCTGA
- a CDS encoding bifunctional 5,10-methylenetetrahydrofolate dehydrogenase/5,10-methenyltetrahydrofolate cyclohydrolase → MTRTPTARLMDGAGLARRVNAATASAVEEIRRRTGTAPCLATVLVGEDPASVTYVRMKQTRCAKAGIRSRHIALPASVGTGELVEAVAALSHDPEVHGILLQHPVGPHIDERAAFEAIAPDKDVDGVTTHSFAAMGFGLPGFVSCTPGGILRLLDEYGVDLAGRHAVVVGRSAILGRPAGMLLLGRDATVTYAHSRTADLPALVREADVLVAATGRPGLIRGADIKPGAVVVDAGYGPGNVGDVEFGAAAERASLITPVPGGVGPMTIAVLLAQTVEAARRRLGPA, encoded by the coding sequence GTGACCAGGACACCGACGGCCCGATTGATGGACGGTGCCGGCCTCGCCCGCCGGGTGAACGCGGCGACCGCCTCGGCGGTGGAGGAGATCCGCCGGCGCACCGGAACGGCGCCCTGCCTGGCGACCGTGCTGGTCGGCGAGGACCCGGCGTCCGTGACCTATGTGCGGATGAAGCAGACCCGGTGCGCCAAGGCGGGCATCCGCTCGCGGCACATCGCCCTTCCAGCTTCGGTCGGCACAGGCGAACTGGTCGAGGCCGTCGCCGCGCTGTCGCACGACCCCGAGGTGCACGGGATCCTGCTGCAGCACCCGGTCGGGCCGCACATCGACGAACGCGCGGCCTTCGAGGCGATCGCTCCCGACAAGGACGTCGACGGCGTCACCACGCACTCGTTCGCGGCGATGGGATTCGGCCTGCCCGGCTTCGTCTCCTGCACCCCCGGCGGGATCCTGCGGCTGCTGGACGAGTACGGCGTCGACCTCGCCGGCAGGCACGCCGTCGTGGTGGGCCGCAGTGCCATCCTGGGCAGGCCCGCCGGAATGCTCCTGCTGGGGCGGGACGCCACAGTTACCTACGCCCACTCGCGGACCGCGGACCTCCCGGCGCTCGTCCGGGAGGCCGACGTCCTGGTCGCCGCCACCGGGCGGCCCGGGCTGATCCGCGGCGCGGACATCAAGCCGGGTGCCGTGGTGGTCGACGCGGGCTACGGCCCCGGCAACGTGGGCGATGTCGAATTCGGGGCGGCTGCCGAGCGGGCGAGCCTGATCACCCCGGTGCCCGGCGGCGTCGGGCCGATGACCATCGCCGTCCTGCTGGCCCAGACGGTCGAGGCCGCCCGCCGCCGGCTCGGACCCGCCTGA
- a CDS encoding APC family permease — protein MPLVALIFFSVSGGAYGIEELFSTSGPGMAILLIVVTPLIYSVPHALVVAELGTAIPVEGGYYHWVKRGLGKFWGFQQGLLQWICSFVDMAVYPVLFTSYLQSLVGAVAPGKHVLFRMGHLQFDLNWFICLAVIVVFTLLNLLGAGWVGESSVVFAVVCLLPMLILSGIGIAHLVGDGINPVASMTAEAGQSTWNAFGAGLFIVMWNYCGWDSVSNVAGEMENPRRHLPKALAISVVLIMVAYLLPTIASLATGADGDAGWRNWEAGSFSAVAEQLAGPWLQITVTVGGMFAAVAMFSALLASNSRLPLVLAQDGYFPAWVAKESPRYRVPIASVVGSSVIYAVFCLSSFTNLVIFDVFLTNIGILLEVAALIALRFKEPELDRPYRIPGGWWSIGGIVVSLLAVCAWAAWQQYVESGTQAVTYGIVVVAVSFLLYVPLARRARGRQPGYGAVPAQAPGGTAADLSESSSYPS, from the coding sequence ATGCCGCTGGTCGCGCTGATCTTCTTCAGTGTGTCCGGTGGCGCGTACGGCATCGAGGAGCTGTTCTCGACCTCCGGTCCGGGCATGGCGATCCTGCTGATCGTGGTCACCCCGCTGATCTACAGCGTGCCGCACGCGCTCGTGGTGGCGGAACTCGGCACCGCGATCCCGGTCGAGGGCGGCTACTACCACTGGGTGAAGCGCGGGCTCGGCAAGTTCTGGGGCTTCCAGCAGGGCCTGCTGCAGTGGATTTGCAGCTTCGTCGACATGGCGGTCTACCCGGTCCTCTTCACCAGCTACCTGCAGAGCCTGGTGGGTGCGGTCGCGCCCGGCAAGCACGTGCTGTTCCGGATGGGCCACTTGCAGTTCGACCTGAACTGGTTCATCTGTCTGGCCGTGATCGTGGTCTTCACCCTGCTCAACCTGCTCGGCGCGGGCTGGGTCGGCGAGTCGTCGGTCGTCTTCGCGGTGGTCTGCCTGCTGCCGATGCTGATCCTCTCCGGGATCGGCATCGCCCACCTGGTCGGCGACGGCATCAACCCGGTCGCCTCGATGACCGCCGAGGCGGGGCAGTCGACCTGGAACGCGTTCGGCGCGGGGCTCTTCATCGTGATGTGGAACTACTGCGGCTGGGACAGCGTGTCCAACGTGGCCGGAGAGATGGAGAACCCGCGCCGACACCTGCCCAAGGCGCTCGCGATCTCGGTCGTCCTGATCATGGTGGCCTATCTGCTTCCCACCATCGCCTCGCTCGCCACCGGGGCGGACGGCGACGCCGGCTGGCGGAACTGGGAGGCCGGGTCCTTCTCCGCCGTGGCCGAGCAACTGGCCGGCCCGTGGCTCCAGATCACCGTCACGGTCGGCGGCATGTTCGCCGCGGTGGCCATGTTCTCGGCGCTGCTGGCCTCCAACTCCCGCCTGCCGCTGGTGCTCGCCCAGGACGGCTACTTCCCGGCCTGGGTGGCGAAGGAGAGCCCGCGCTACCGCGTCCCGATCGCGTCGGTGGTCGGCTCGTCGGTGATCTACGCGGTGTTCTGCCTCAGCAGCTTCACCAACCTGGTGATCTTCGACGTCTTCCTCACCAACATCGGCATCCTGCTGGAGGTGGCCGCTCTCATCGCGCTCCGCTTCAAGGAGCCGGAGCTGGACCGGCCCTACCGGATCCCCGGCGGCTGGTGGAGCATCGGCGGCATCGTGGTCAGCCTGCTGGCCGTCTGCGCCTGGGCCGCCTGGCAGCAGTACGTGGAGAGCGGCACCCAGGCGGTCACCTACGGGATCGTGGTGGTCGCCGTGTCCTTCCTGCTCTACGTCCCGCTCGCCCGCCGCGCCCGCGGCCGGCAGCCCGGGTACGGTGCGGTGCCTGCGCAGGCCCCGGGCGGGACGGCCGCCGACCTGTCCGAGTCCTCCTCGTACCCCTCGTAG
- a CDS encoding DUF6939 family protein: MQIRTAGRRRSAAALAAAFPGAEIIDVTSKASEPWVRLSPFYPHGGIPVPYAEGVTSQSVEGIWQALKVFESVDVDAAKLRITTMKGLKRTVRRFGPVQGHRTGPTGDGLLPYETARRRIYLPAYRWVLENRVADLVEELRGKPDVVLLDYTTNGDITDPRTPLSHAELIRLHLEDRWPSED; this comes from the coding sequence ATGCAGATCCGAACCGCCGGACGGCGTCGCTCGGCGGCCGCGCTCGCTGCCGCCTTCCCAGGGGCCGAGATCATCGACGTGACCTCGAAGGCCTCCGAGCCCTGGGTCCGGCTGAGCCCGTTCTATCCGCACGGCGGCATCCCCGTCCCGTACGCGGAAGGCGTCACCAGCCAGTCGGTGGAAGGGATCTGGCAGGCGCTCAAGGTCTTCGAGTCCGTCGATGTCGACGCCGCAAAGCTCCGCATCACCACCATGAAGGGCCTGAAGCGCACCGTCCGGCGGTTCGGCCCCGTCCAGGGCCACCGCACCGGGCCGACCGGGGACGGCCTGCTCCCCTACGAGACGGCACGGCGGCGGATCTACCTGCCCGCGTACCGGTGGGTCCTGGAGAACCGCGTCGCCGATCTGGTCGAAGAGCTCCGCGGCAAACCGGACGTCGTCCTGCTGGACTACACCACCAACGGCGACATCACCGATCCCCGGACCCCGCTCTCCCACGCGGAGCTGATCCGGCTCCACCTGGAGGACCGCTGGCCGTCCGAGGACTGA
- a CDS encoding NAD-dependent protein deacetylase, with protein sequence MHRMPDDPAAAGAVPHSATPTLPPATNPPPATPSIAALDEIGRLLAGRNVAVLSGAGLSTESGIPDYRGATGSLRRHTPMTYQEFTSSEEGRRRYWARSHAGWRAIARAEPNAGHRAVERLRRSGHVSAVITQNVDGLHRAAGTLDAVELHGGLDRVICLDCRRTSAREDLAGRLHALNSAFRDDGSHVNPDGDVELPAALVDDFRIAPCEACGGVLKPDVVFFGESVPKQRVERCYELVDGARALLVLGSSLTVMSGLRFVRHAARTGKPVAIVNQGATRGDPYATTRAALPLGAALSALADQLRDEPPLP encoded by the coding sequence ATGCACCGGATGCCCGACGACCCGGCGGCCGCCGGCGCCGTACCGCACAGCGCGACACCGACCCTGCCACCGGCCACGAACCCGCCACCGGCCACGCCCTCGATCGCGGCGCTGGACGAGATCGGACGGCTGCTCGCCGGACGGAACGTGGCGGTCCTGAGCGGCGCCGGGCTGTCCACCGAGTCCGGCATTCCCGACTACCGGGGCGCCACGGGGAGCCTGCGCCGCCACACGCCGATGACGTACCAGGAGTTCACGTCGAGCGAGGAGGGGCGCCGACGGTACTGGGCGCGCAGCCACGCGGGCTGGCGGGCGATCGCCCGGGCGGAGCCCAATGCGGGGCACCGGGCGGTCGAACGGCTGCGCCGGTCCGGCCACGTCTCCGCCGTGATCACCCAGAACGTGGACGGCCTGCACCGCGCCGCCGGCACGCTCGACGCGGTCGAACTGCACGGCGGACTCGACCGGGTGATCTGCCTGGACTGCCGGCGCACCAGTGCGCGCGAGGACCTCGCCGGGCGTCTGCACGCACTGAACAGCGCCTTCCGGGACGACGGCTCCCACGTCAATCCGGACGGCGACGTCGAGCTGCCGGCCGCGCTGGTGGACGACTTCCGCATCGCACCGTGCGAGGCCTGCGGCGGAGTCCTCAAGCCGGACGTGGTGTTCTTCGGCGAGAGCGTCCCCAAGCAGCGGGTCGAGCGGTGCTACGAGTTGGTCGACGGCGCCCGCGCCCTGCTCGTCCTCGGGTCGTCGCTCACGGTGATGTCGGGCCTGCGCTTCGTCCGGCACGCGGCGCGGACCGGCAAGCCGGTCGCGATCGTGAACCAGGGCGCGACCCGTGGCGACCCCTACGCAACGACCAGGGCGGCCCTGCCCCTCGGCGCGGCACTGTCGGCGCTCGCCGACCAGCTGAGGGACGAGCCGCCACTGCCCTGA
- a CDS encoding class F sortase — protein MRRAGAATALVLGVGLTGAGAASLVDAGRAPGPAAVTDIGELPGAPVAGAAQPSAARPAAPPVRLRIARIGVDSPLSDLQVQEDGHLAAPEDPGIAGWWSQGPAPGGPGAAVIVGHVDSLTGPAVFAGLSALRPGDAVEVEGDDGTRTEFTVQALRSYPKDDFPDDLVFGDTPGPSLRLITCGGSYDRDAREYLSNLVVFAVPADAPAT, from the coding sequence GTGCGTCGGGCCGGTGCCGCGACCGCGCTGGTGCTCGGTGTCGGCCTGACGGGGGCGGGCGCCGCCTCTCTGGTGGACGCCGGCCGGGCGCCGGGGCCGGCGGCCGTCACCGACATCGGCGAGCTGCCCGGTGCACCGGTCGCGGGCGCCGCGCAGCCGTCCGCGGCACGGCCCGCCGCACCGCCCGTCCGCCTGCGGATAGCCCGGATCGGGGTGGACAGCCCGCTCAGCGACCTCCAGGTCCAGGAGGACGGCCACCTCGCCGCGCCGGAGGATCCGGGCATCGCCGGCTGGTGGAGCCAGGGGCCCGCCCCCGGTGGTCCCGGCGCCGCCGTCATCGTCGGCCACGTCGACTCGCTCACCGGGCCCGCCGTCTTCGCGGGTCTCTCGGCGCTGCGTCCCGGCGACGCCGTCGAGGTGGAGGGCGACGACGGCACCAGGACGGAGTTCACCGTTCAGGCGCTGCGCAGCTACCCCAAGGACGACTTCCCCGACGACCTCGTCTTCGGGGACACGCCGGGCCCGAGCCTTCGGCTGATCACCTGCGGCGGCAGCTACGACCGGGACGCCCGCGAGTACCTGTCGAACCTGGTGGTCTTCGCCGTCCCGGCCGACGCGCCCGCCACCTGA
- a CDS encoding S53 family peptidase: MRTPTASARRAALAVAGTAALALSGLVSAVPAGATAAPHVYTKDGTSWVKACDTLAKGDTMACHALRVTSTAERVQPRGVTPNATPSGFGPSDLLSAYALPANGGAGMTIAIVDAYNDPNAESDMAVYRSQYGLPACTKASGCFKQVGQTGSSTLPANNSGWAGEISLDLDMVSAIAPNAKIILVEAKSATMANLGTSVNTAVNLGAKFVSNSYGGGESSADTSYDSSYFNHPGVAITVSAGDSAYGAQYPAASRYVTSVGGTALKKTSSGRGWSESVWLTNSTEGTGSGCSAYDAKPSWQKDTGCSKRTISDVSAVADPATGVAVYQTYGGSGWAVYGGTSASSPIIAGVYALGGTPSSGSSPASFPYAHTGSLNDVTTGSNGSCSPSYLCTATTGYDGPTGLGTPNGTTAFKG, translated from the coding sequence TTGCGTACCCCCACCGCATCCGCCCGCCGCGCCGCCCTCGCCGTCGCGGGCACCGCCGCCCTTGCGCTCTCCGGCCTCGTGTCCGCCGTCCCCGCCGGCGCCACGGCCGCGCCGCACGTCTACACCAAGGACGGCACGTCCTGGGTCAAGGCGTGCGACACCCTCGCCAAGGGCGACACCATGGCCTGCCACGCCCTGCGGGTGACCAGCACCGCCGAGCGTGTGCAGCCGCGCGGCGTCACCCCGAACGCCACCCCCTCCGGCTTCGGCCCGAGCGACCTGCTCAGCGCATACGCGCTGCCCGCCAACGGCGGTGCGGGCATGACCATCGCGATCGTGGACGCCTACAACGACCCGAACGCCGAGTCGGACATGGCCGTCTACCGCTCCCAGTACGGGCTGCCCGCCTGCACCAAGGCCAGCGGCTGCTTCAAGCAGGTCGGCCAGACGGGCTCCAGCACCCTGCCGGCCAACAACTCGGGCTGGGCCGGCGAGATATCGCTCGACCTCGACATGGTCTCGGCGATCGCCCCCAACGCGAAGATCATCCTGGTCGAGGCCAAGAGCGCCACCATGGCCAATCTCGGCACCTCGGTGAACACCGCGGTGAACCTCGGCGCCAAATTCGTCTCCAACAGCTACGGCGGCGGCGAATCGTCCGCCGACACCTCGTACGACTCCTCCTACTTCAACCACCCGGGCGTCGCCATCACGGTCTCGGCCGGCGACTCCGCGTACGGCGCGCAGTACCCGGCGGCCTCCCGCTACGTCACCTCGGTCGGCGGCACCGCGCTCAAGAAGACTTCCAGCGGCCGCGGTTGGAGCGAAAGCGTCTGGCTCACCAACTCCACCGAGGGCACCGGATCCGGCTGCTCGGCGTACGACGCCAAGCCCAGCTGGCAGAAGGACACCGGCTGCTCGAAGCGGACCATCTCGGACGTGTCCGCGGTCGCCGATCCGGCCACCGGCGTCGCGGTCTACCAGACGTACGGCGGCAGCGGCTGGGCGGTCTACGGCGGCACCAGCGCCTCGTCGCCGATCATCGCCGGTGTGTACGCCCTGGGCGGCACCCCGTCCAGCGGCTCCAGCCCGGCGTCCTTCCCCTACGCCCACACCGGCTCGCTCAACGACGTGACCACCGGCTCGAACGGCAGCTGCTCGCCGTCCTACCTGTGCACCGCCACCACCGGGTACGACGGCCCGACCGGCCTCGGCACCCCGAACGGCACCACCGCGTTCAAGGGCTGA
- a CDS encoding alpha/beta hydrolase encodes MLILADDLGHLSYSVIGEGPPLVLVHAGVADHRMWDAVVPVLAEQYTVIRYDLRGFGESAPPAGPFRETDDLCRLLDHLGLDRVRLVGASWGGRVAVNFTLAHPGRVRSLALLAPPWPGYDWSSDMIAYDEAETAALAAGDLDTAVGVNLDMWLRGPARSWQDVAPGLADRLRDPVRTSLVNQDAVGEHSQGGPAGDLATIGVPTLVGIGRLDIADFQDIARRYTSAIPGADLVEFATAAHLIALDAPTELTAELVRFLAY; translated from the coding sequence ATGCTCATCCTTGCCGACGACCTCGGCCACCTCTCCTACAGCGTGATCGGTGAAGGTCCGCCCCTCGTGCTCGTGCATGCCGGTGTCGCCGACCACCGGATGTGGGACGCGGTCGTGCCCGTGCTCGCGGAGCAGTACACGGTCATCCGCTACGACCTGCGCGGCTTCGGCGAGTCCGCACCGCCGGCCGGCCCGTTCCGCGAGACCGACGACCTGTGCCGCCTCCTGGACCACCTGGGTCTCGATCGTGTCCGGCTGGTCGGCGCGTCCTGGGGCGGCCGCGTGGCGGTGAACTTCACGCTCGCCCACCCGGGCCGGGTGCGGTCACTGGCCCTGCTCGCCCCGCCGTGGCCCGGCTATGACTGGTCCTCGGACATGATCGCGTACGACGAGGCCGAGACGGCGGCCCTGGCCGCGGGCGACCTGGACACGGCGGTCGGCGTGAACCTGGACATGTGGCTGCGCGGACCTGCCCGCAGCTGGCAGGACGTCGCCCCGGGCCTGGCCGACCGACTCCGTGACCCGGTACGGACGTCGCTGGTGAACCAGGACGCCGTCGGTGAGCACTCCCAGGGCGGCCCGGCGGGCGACCTGGCCACGATCGGTGTTCCCACCCTGGTCGGAATCGGCCGCCTCGACATCGCCGACTTCCAGGACATCGCCCGCCGGTACACGTCCGCCATCCCCGGCGCCGACCTGGTCGAGTTCGCCACCGCGGCCCACCTCATCGCGCTGGACGCACCCACCGAACTCACCGCCGAACTCGTCCGGTTCCTCGCCTACTGA
- a CDS encoding VOC family protein, with protein sequence MERVLGIGGYFLRAADPESLGAWYRDCLGLDADANGLWRQEAGPTVFATFESGTDYFGSRDQQTMLNFRVRDLDAMLAQLRARGAAVAEETQDMEGVGRFGWVTDPEGNRIELWQPAREDIKSVSG encoded by the coding sequence ATGGAACGAGTGCTTGGAATCGGTGGATACTTCCTGCGGGCCGCCGACCCGGAGTCCCTGGGCGCGTGGTACCGCGACTGCCTCGGCCTGGACGCCGACGCGAACGGCCTGTGGCGCCAGGAGGCCGGGCCGACGGTGTTCGCGACGTTCGAGTCCGGGACGGACTACTTCGGCTCCCGCGACCAGCAGACCATGCTCAACTTCCGAGTCCGCGACCTGGACGCGATGCTCGCGCAACTGCGTGCCAGGGGAGCGGCCGTGGCCGAGGAGACCCAGGACATGGAGGGGGTCGGCCGATTCGGCTGGGTCACCGATCCCGAGGGCAACCGGATCGAGCTGTGGCAGCCCGCCCGAGAGGACATCAAGTCCGTTTCTGGATGA
- a CDS encoding AraC family transcriptional regulator translates to MDVVSDAISAVRIGQPSSNRLRVGGSWCTRIPGYDGAGFHVVLAGTCWLLPDGGAPVALGTGDTVLLPHGTGHVIADSPVDAATAARALPFDLDGGFDPGPDGRLPRRPAADGRTAPATGPPATGAPVEVEVLCGKYRLDRSRVHPLMAELPQVVHLPHRVGGHPELRAAIDLLGSELAGRRPGGCVAVPSLLDLLFVYMIRSWMAEAATGAWPAALGDPVVSAALRALHSDPAAPWTNERLAADTGVSRATLARRFTALVGRAPMAYLTWWRLTLAATQLRETPHALAAVARTVGYSSPYALSHAFAREFGTTPGRYRANARPLRPSAPQTGAP, encoded by the coding sequence GTGGACGTGGTCAGTGACGCCATCTCAGCCGTGCGCATCGGACAGCCGTCCTCGAACCGGCTCCGGGTCGGCGGGAGTTGGTGCACCCGTATCCCGGGGTACGACGGCGCGGGGTTCCATGTCGTACTGGCCGGCACCTGCTGGCTGCTGCCGGACGGCGGTGCCCCGGTCGCGCTCGGCACGGGCGACACCGTCCTGCTGCCGCACGGCACCGGCCATGTCATCGCCGACTCCCCCGTCGACGCGGCGACGGCCGCCCGGGCACTGCCGTTCGACCTCGACGGCGGCTTCGACCCCGGCCCCGACGGACGGCTCCCCCGCCGGCCGGCGGCCGACGGCCGCACGGCCCCGGCCACCGGGCCTCCGGCCACCGGGGCCCCGGTGGAGGTGGAGGTGCTGTGCGGCAAGTACCGGCTCGACCGCAGCCGCGTCCACCCGCTCATGGCGGAGCTGCCGCAGGTCGTCCACCTGCCCCACCGGGTCGGCGGCCATCCCGAACTCCGCGCCGCCATCGACCTCCTGGGCAGCGAGCTGGCCGGCCGGCGGCCCGGCGGCTGCGTCGCGGTGCCGAGCCTGCTGGACCTCCTGTTCGTCTACATGATCCGCTCCTGGATGGCCGAGGCCGCCACGGGCGCCTGGCCGGCCGCGCTGGGCGACCCGGTGGTCTCCGCCGCTCTGCGGGCGCTGCACTCGGACCCGGCCGCGCCCTGGACCAACGAGCGGCTCGCCGCCGATACGGGGGTGTCCCGCGCCACGCTGGCCCGCCGTTTCACCGCGCTGGTCGGCCGCGCCCCGATGGCGTACCTGACGTGGTGGCGCCTCACCCTCGCCGCCACCCAGCTCCGCGAAACCCCGCACGCCCTGGCCGCCGTCGCCCGCACCGTCGGCTACAGCAGCCCGTACGCCCTCTCGCACGCGTTCGCCCGGGAGTTCGGCACGACACCGGGCCGCTACCGGGCGAACGCCCGGCCGCTCCGCCCCTCCGCACCGCAGACCGGGGCGCCGTAG
- a CDS encoding PadR family transcriptional regulator, protein MEDAEAPDDIGAPRAQWLRGVLDMCLLAVIAEQPVYGYEMTVRLADAGLAVASGSIYPALGRLRSRELVEVFRRPGDGGPDRTYYRLSPRGTEALGAWGQEWRRFAQGVGTLVAGEPDTRQSGADREQ, encoded by the coding sequence GTGGAAGACGCCGAGGCCCCCGACGACATCGGTGCGCCCCGGGCACAGTGGCTGCGCGGCGTGCTGGACATGTGCCTGCTCGCCGTCATCGCCGAACAGCCTGTCTACGGATACGAGATGACCGTCCGCCTTGCCGACGCCGGACTCGCCGTGGCGAGCGGATCCATCTACCCGGCCCTCGGGCGGCTGCGGAGCAGGGAGTTGGTGGAGGTGTTCCGCCGCCCCGGCGACGGCGGCCCCGACCGCACCTACTACCGACTCAGCCCCCGCGGCACGGAGGCACTGGGCGCTTGGGGGCAGGAGTGGCGCCGGTTCGCGCAGGGGGTCGGCACATTGGTGGCGGGAGAGCCGGACACCCGGCAGAGCGGAGCGGACCGTGAGCAGTGA
- a CDS encoding DUF4331 domain-containing protein: MTSPRSPRLPAFARRAERPMAGLGVLALAAAGAMAGLAPGVGSASSHREAPLIAGDPRADNTDVYAFVSPDKPDTVTLVANWIPFEEPNGGPNFYAFADDARYNIKIDADGDGKADTTYTWTFTGHYRDDADQFLYNTGVVKSLDDPTLNYRQTYTLTETGPDGSTKTLLKDAPAAPSNVGKASMPDYASLRSQATLNLPGGGQTYAGQADDPFFLDLRVFDLLYGGNLKESGHDTLTGYNVNTIAIQVPKKDLALKGDPTRNPVIGVWSTTDRKGAAVVDKGGEGKGGTDWRQVSRLGNPLVNEVVVPLKYKDAFNALTPDKDHTVTPVVDKVKDPIVPKLVQGIYGIPAPAAPRNDLVEIFLTGLCKACGPVQADLNSQLLNADVKKDAFVPSEELRLNLGVAPATTANRLGVLGGDLAGFPNGRRLADDVVDITLQAAEGAAQTGKIVPALAAGDGVNTNDHAFGKQFPYVALPNTAAVNQAVSGNPDGGVAAGLGGLSLSRSPIAGYAAIGGGALLTAAAVVALRRRRA; this comes from the coding sequence ATGACATCTCCGCGTTCCCCGCGCCTCCCGGCGTTCGCCCGCCGCGCCGAGCGTCCCATGGCGGGCCTCGGTGTGCTGGCCCTGGCCGCCGCCGGCGCGATGGCCGGGCTGGCCCCGGGCGTCGGTTCGGCCTCCAGTCACCGTGAGGCGCCGCTGATCGCGGGTGACCCGCGGGCGGACAACACCGACGTCTACGCCTTCGTCAGCCCCGACAAGCCGGACACCGTGACGCTGGTGGCGAACTGGATCCCCTTCGAGGAGCCGAACGGCGGGCCGAACTTCTACGCGTTCGCGGACGACGCCCGCTACAACATCAAGATCGACGCCGACGGGGACGGCAAGGCGGACACCACCTACACCTGGACGTTCACCGGTCACTACCGCGACGACGCCGACCAGTTCCTCTACAACACCGGTGTCGTGAAGAGCCTCGACGACCCGACGCTGAACTACCGCCAGACCTACACCCTCACCGAGACCGGCCCGGACGGGTCGACGAAGACCCTGCTGAAGGACGCCCCGGCCGCGCCGTCCAACGTCGGCAAGGCGTCGATGCCCGACTACGCCTCCCTGCGCAGCCAGGCCACGCTGAACCTGCCGGGCGGCGGCCAGACGTACGCCGGCCAGGCCGACGACCCGTTCTTCCTGGACCTGCGGGTCTTCGACCTGCTGTACGGCGGGAACCTCAAGGAGTCCGGCCACGACACGCTCACCGGGTACAACGTCAACACCATCGCGATCCAGGTGCCCAAGAAGGACCTGGCGCTGAAGGGCGACCCGACCCGCAACCCGGTGATCGGCGTATGGTCGACCACCGACCGCAAGGGTGCGGCGGTCGTCGACAAGGGCGGCGAGGGCAAGGGCGGCACCGACTGGCGGCAGGTCTCCCGTCTCGGCAACCCGCTGGTGAACGAGGTCGTCGTGCCGCTGAAGTACAAGGACGCGTTCAACGCCCTGACGCCGGACAAGGACCACACCGTCACCCCGGTCGTCGACAAGGTGAAGGACCCGATCGTGCCCAAGCTCGTCCAGGGCATCTACGGCATCCCGGCGCCCGCCGCACCGCGCAACGACCTGGTGGAGATCTTCCTCACCGGCCTCTGCAAGGCCTGCGGCCCCGTCCAGGCCGACCTCAACTCGCAGCTGCTCAACGCCGATGTGAAGAAGGACGCGTTCGTGCCCTCGGAGGAACTGCGCCTGAACCTCGGCGTCGCCCCCGCCACGACGGCGAACCGGCTCGGCGTCCTCGGCGGGGACCTCGCGGGCTTCCCGAACGGGCGGCGCCTGGCGGACGACGTCGTCGACATCACCCTGCAGGCCGCGGAGGGCGCAGCGCAGACGGGGAAGATCGTCCCCGCGCTGGCGGCCGGTGACGGCGTCAACACCAACGACCACGCCTTCGGCAAGCAGTTCCCCTACGTCGCGCTGCCGAACACGGCGGCCGTCAACCAGGCCGTGTCGGGCAATCCGGACGGCGGGGTCGCGGCGGGCCTCGGCGGGCTGTCGCTGAGCCGCTCCCCGATCGCCGGCTACGCCGCGATCGGCGGCGGCGCACTGCTGACGGCGGCCGCCGTGGTCGCCCTGCGTCGGCGCCGGGCCTGA
- a CDS encoding PadR family transcriptional regulator, which translates to MTDRSMQEPTLLLLTALADAPRHGYALIQEIAVISGGRVKMRTGTLYGALDRLLGQGLIRVESEEIVDGRARRTYALSDSGREVLSAEAERLRAVAAEAERRLSAVRPRMKGAFAS; encoded by the coding sequence ATGACAGATCGTTCAATGCAGGAGCCGACGCTGCTCCTGCTCACGGCGCTCGCCGATGCCCCAAGGCACGGCTATGCGCTCATCCAGGAGATCGCCGTGATCTCCGGCGGCCGGGTGAAGATGCGCACCGGCACCCTCTACGGAGCCCTGGACCGTCTGCTCGGGCAGGGGTTGATCCGGGTCGAGAGCGAGGAGATCGTGGATGGCCGGGCCCGCCGCACCTACGCGCTCAGCGACTCCGGGCGCGAGGTACTGAGCGCCGAGGCCGAGCGGCTGCGCGCCGTCGCGGCCGAGGCCGAACGGCGGCTGTCCGCCGTCCGCCCGCGCATGAAGGGAGCCTTCGCGTCATGA